In the Oryzias latipes chromosome 9, ASM223467v1 genome, one interval contains:
- the rbm19 gene encoding probable RNA-binding protein 19 isoform X1 yields the protein MSRLIVKNLPNGMKEERFSSMFAAFGTVTDCSLKFTKDGKFRKFGFVGFKSEEDASRALKHFNRSFVDTSRVTVEICKAFGDPTKGKAWSKHTQSAGQEKPSGPAPTEGKKKRNQKKDTAIGLGNLEEDQEFKEFLSVHQNRSQAPTWANDAVQGAADPERGPAKSKKKKKSASDDYLNFDSDQSEDEDRSLDDDDDDHNDDDNNEAGAKEALKSGLSDMDYLRSKMAPIEDTKDEDEDNDDDSAVQHANSAYESGDRENTAKTKSSSESMRPSKAKKTATQEMEPATEFTVKLRGVPFSVKEQQIKEFMTPLRPAAIRIGKNESGQRTGYVYVDLHSEEEVNKALKKNKDYIGGRYIEVFKVDHSGGKAKKDPKDKEPDFNFTRKLKEDEEEEDVSETGRLFVRNLPYTCTEEDIRELFSKHGPLSEVLFPIDNLTKKPKGFAFVTYMIPENAVTALAQLDRHVFQGRMLHLLPSTVKKENPESSDAGGPGSSSYKRQKDAKNKASSSSSHNWNTLFLGTNAVADAIAEKYNTTKSQVLDHESKGSLAVRMALGETQIVQETRQFLLENSVSLDSFSQAAAARSTTVILVKNLPAGVTTSELEELFSPHGSLGRVLLPPSGLTAIIEFLEPTEAKRAFTRLAYSKFHHVPLYLEWAPVGVFVADQQKTVSNKEETVKEKKDLEKEEEDEEEDAVPGSTLFIKNLSFITTEEKLQETFSKCGKVKFCSISKKKDKSGKLLSMGYGFVQYQSAEGAQKALRQLQHCSVDDHKLELKISDKATRATETSRKKKQAEKKQTGSKILVRNVPFQATVREIRELFCTFGELKTVRLPKKAAGSGNHRGFGFVDFITKQDAKKAFAALCHSTHLYGRRLVLEWADAEETVEALRRKTAEHYHVSAKKSRQSKVLEGIMETMETEGRTEN from the exons ATGTCGAGGCTCATCGTTAAAAACCTCCCTAACGGG ATGAAGGAGGAGAGGTTCAGTTCCATGTTCGCGGCCTTTGGCACAGTGACAGACTGCTCTCTGAAGTTTACCAAAGACGGAAAGTTCCGCAAGTTTGGCTTTGTGGGCTTCAAATCGGAGGAGGATGCGAGCCGAGCCCTGAAACACTTCAATAGGAGCTTCGTGGACACGTCCAGAGTGACA GTGGAGATTTGCAAAGCATTTGGAGACCCCACCAAAGGGAAAGCCTGGAGTAAACACACTCAAAGCGCAGGACAGGAGAAGCCCAGTGGTCCTGCTCCCACTGAAGGAAAAAAG AAAAGGAACCAGAAAAAGGACACAGCAATTGGACTTGGAAAT CTTGAGGAGGACCAAGAATTTAAGGAGTTCCTGTCAGTGCATCAGAATCGCAGCCAAGCACCAACCTGGGCTAATGATGCAGTTCAGGGGGCAGCTGATCCTGAGAGGGGGCCAGCAAAgtccaagaagaagaagaaatctgCTTCTGATGACTACCTCAACTTTGATTCAGACCAATCAGAGGATGAAGACAGATCtctggatgatgatgatgatgatcataatgatgatgataataatgaag CTGGAGCTAAGGAAGCTTTGAAGTCTGGCTTGTCTGATATGGACTACCTCCGCTCAAAAATGGCACCAATAGAGGACACcaaggatgaagatgaagacaaCGATGACGACAGTGCAGTTCAGCACGCAAACAGCGCCTATGAAAGTGGGGACAGAGAAAACACAGCGAAGACCAAATCCTCCTCTGAGAGCATGAGGCCgagcaaagcaaagaaaactgCCACACAGGAG ATGGAGCCAGCAACAGAGTTCACGGTGAAGCTCAGGGGGGTGCCATTCAGCGTCAAAGAG CAACAAATCAAAGAGTTCATGACCCCGCTGAGGCCTGCAGCAATCAGGATTGGGAAGAACGAAAGTGGACAGAGAACAG GTTATGTATATGTGGACTTGCACTCTGAAGAAGAAGTGAATAAAGCCTTAAAGAAGAATAAAGACTACATCG gggggCGTTACATTGAAGTCTTCAAAGTTGATCACAGTGGAGGGAAGGCAAAGAAGGACCCAAAAGACAAAGAACCGGACTTTAACTTTACCAGGAAGCTgaaggaagatgaggaggaagaggatgttTCAGAGACCGGTCGACTATTTGTCAGAAACCTTCCTTACACATGTACAGAGGAAGACATCAGAGAGCTTTTTAGTAAACATG GTCCTTTGTCTGAGGTGCTGTTTCCTATTGACAATTTAACCAAAAAGCCTAAAGGATTTGCTTTTGTCACTTATATGATACCTGAGAATGCTGTAACGGCTCTTGCTCAGCTTGACAGACATGTATTTCAG GGTAGAATGCTTCACCTTCTCCCATCCACGGTGAAGAAGGAAAACCCTGAGTCCTCCGATGCTGGTGGTCCTGGTTCCTCGTCATACAAACGGCAAAAAGATGCCAAAAATAAAGCCTCGAGTTCCAG TTCACACAACTGGAACACTTTGTTTCTGGGTACAAATGCAGTGGCAGATGCCATAGCTGAAAAATACAACACAACTAAAAGTCAAGTATTGGATCAT GAGTCAAAAGGAAGCTTAGCAGTCCGGATGGCTCTGGGAGAAACCCAAATTGTCCAGGAAACGAGACAATTCCTTCTGGAGAACAGTGTCTCTTTGGATTCCTTCAGCCAG GCAGCTGCAGCGAGGAGCACAACTGTGATCCTGGTCAAAAACCTTCCGGCTGGAGTGACCACCTCTGAGCTGGAAGAGCTTTTCTCCCCTCATGGCTCTTTGGGTCGAGTGCTGCTCCCACCATCAGGACTCACTGCCATCATAGAGTTTCTAGAGCCCACTGAAGCCAAACGGGCCTTTACAAGGCTGGCTTACAGCAAG TTTCATCATGTTCCTCTGTATTTGGAGTGGGCACCTGTTGGGGTGTTTGTTGCAGATCAACAGAAAACAG TGTCGAACAAAGaagaaactgtaaaagaaaaaaaagacttggaaaaagaagaggaagatgaggaagaggacGCTGTCCCTGGATCCACACTTTTCATTAAGAATCTTAGTTTTATCACAACTGAGGAAAAACTGCAGGAG ACATTCTCTAAGTGTGGCAAAGTCAAATTCTGCAGCATCTCTAAGAAGAAAGATAAATCTG GTAAACTGTTGTCTATGGGTTACGGCTTTGTCCAGTACCAGTCAGCAGAGGGGGCACAGAAAGCCCTGAGGCAGCTACAG CACTGCTCTGTAGATGATCACAAGCTAGAACTAAAGATCTCTGACAAAGCAACCAG AGCTACTGAGACGTCCCGTAAGAAGAAGCAAGCTGAGAAGAAGCAAACAGGGTCTAAGATCCTGGTGCGCAACGTTCCCTTCCAGGCCACTGTCAGGGAGATTCGAGAGCTTTTCTG TACATTTGGGGAACTGAAGACGGTTCGTCTTCCAAAAAAAGCAGCCGGTTCAGGGAACCACAGAGGGTTTGGATTTGTCGATTTTATCACCAAACAAGATGCTAAG AAAGCCTTTGCTGCCCTCTGCCACAGCACTCATCTGTATGGGCGACGTCTTGTACTGGAGTGGGCAGATGCTGAGGAAACGGTGGAGGCACTAAGGCGAAAAACAGCCGAACATTATCACG TGTCTGCCAAAAAGAGCCGGCAATCTAAAGTTTTGGAAGGAATTATGGAGACGATGGAAACTGAAGGACGGACTGAAAATTGA
- the plbd2 gene encoding putative phospholipase B-like 2, translating to MAFRQNKTVCAKMSTFMKSLLVLGLFWGCGRAEIRSAVIDKGSGKLTVVEGYHEGFVAWANFTNDIETSGWSFLEITTSSQYNDRIQAYAAGVVEAAVTSELIYKHWMNTLMGYCGPFVSDSSYCERLKAFIKANLEWMQEQIEKQPTSPYWYQAHLVLLQLKGLEDGYNDQLSFPTGHFSINPMGFILFQMGGDIEDLESALNKSSQTRPLGSGSCSALIKLLPNNKDLFVSHDTWNTYQAMLRIMKKYRFAFKASSSGNDPLPGGTQAFSSYPGAIFSGDDFYILSSGLVTLETTIGNSNSTLWKFVQPTGTVMEWLRNIVANRLATTAKEWAEIFRKYNSGTYNNQWMIVNYNHFTPGKTDIKEDLFVVLEQIPGLVVYSDKTQELLRNGYWASFNIPYYEEIFNASGCNELVEKFGPWFSLDQNPRAQIFRRNQTQVTDLDSMIRLMRYNNFKEDPLSMCEGCNPPQNGENAISARSDLNPANGTYPFGALKQRSHGGTDMKMTSFGMFKEYGMIAVSGPTWDQLPPFQWSTSPYKDLVHMGHPDVWNFKPIKVTWTP from the exons ATGGCTTTCAGGCAAAACAAGACGGTCTGcgcaaaaatgtcaacatttatgAAGAGTTTGTTAGTGCTGGGTCTTTTCTGGGGCTGTGGTCGAGCTGAAATCCGATCCGCAGTAATTGATAAAGGCAGCGGAAAGTTGACCGTCGTCGAAGGCTATCATGAAGGCTTTGTCGCCTGGGCGAACTTCACCAACGACATCGAAACCTCAGG TTGGTCCTTCTTGGAGATCACTACCAGCAGTCAGTACAACGACAGAATCCAGGCTTATGCTGCTGGTGTGGTTGAGGCTGCAGTTACCTCAGAG CTCATCTATAAACACTGGATGAACACTTTGATGGGTTACTGTGGACCCTTCGTGTCTGATTCGAGTTACTGTGAGCGCCTTAAGGCTTTCATTAAAGCCAACTTGGAGTGGATGCAGGAGCAAATAGAGAAACAACCGACATCACCCTACTGGTATCAG GCACATTTAGTTCTCCTACAGCTGAAAGGTCTGGAAGATGGCTACAACGATCAACTATCTTTTCCAACAGGCCACTTCTCCATCAATCCAATGGGATTCAT ACTTTTTCAGATGGGTGGAGACATTGAAGACTTGGAGTCGGCTCTGAATAAATCAAGTCAAACTCGACCTCTTGGCTCTGGCTCCTGCTCAGCTCTCATTAAACTGCTGCCAAACAATAAGGACCTGTTTGTGTCCCATGACACCTGGAACACTTACCAAGCCATGCTGCGAATCATGAAGAAATACAGATTTGCCTTCAAAGCATCCTCTTCGG GCAATGACCCTCTTCCTGGAGGAACTCAGGCCTTTTCATCTTATCCTGGAGCTATCTTCTCTGGAGATGACTTCTACATTCTAAGCAGTGGTTTA GTTACACTGGAAACCACTATTGGCAACAGCAACTCTACCCTCTGGAAGTTTGTTCAGCCGACTGGAACTGTCATGGAATGGCTACGGAACATCGTCGCTAATCGACTGGCCACCACTGCCAAGGAGTGGGCTGAGATATTTAGGAAATACAACAGTGGGAC GTACAACAACCAGTGGATGATTGTCAACTATAACCACTTCACACCCGGGAAAACAGACATTAAAGAAGATCTTTTTGTTGTATTGGAGCAGATTCC GGGACTTGTTGTTTACAGTGATAAGACTCAAGAACTGCTGAGGAATGGATACTGGGCCAGTTTTAACATACC GTACTATGAGGAAATTTTTAATGCAAGTGGCTGCAATGAGCTTGTTGAGAAATTTGGCCCATGGTTCTCCCTAGACCAGAATCCTCGAGCACAAATATTCAGGAGGAATCAGACACAAGTCACAGATTTGGATTCCATGATTCGTCTAATGAG ATATAATAACTTTAAAGAAGATCCATTATCAATGTGTGAAGGCTGTAATCCACCTCAGAATGGAGAGAATGCCATTTCGGCCCGTTCAGACCTGAATCCAGCAAATGGAACGTACCCATTTGGTGCCCTAAAGCAAAGATCACATGGAGGAACAGACATGAAG ATGACTTCTTTTGGAATGTTCAAAGAGTATGGCATGATTGCAGTAAGTGGACCAACCTGGGACCAACTGCCACCCTTCCAGTGGAGCACTTCACCCTACAAAGATCTGGTGCATATGGGCCATCCGGATGTTTGGAATTTCAAGCCTATAAAAGTCACCTGGACCCCTTGA
- the LOC101159272 gene encoding transmembrane protein 248 isoform X1, protein MGIFQPISNLRVYASHNPPAATFFFCLLTLAISLICLSFYSETHTLPNPDNTKNWNNIFFSLSQLYLCVKANSSSFLDRSSIRSPLEQKKDQATSVNNSSNSLSVTLENLRVPLVITTSLTSNQLKEFSLSTVLSARELHLGDEETANLTIQITSGVNKSTCLTISAPAHLLPMSLSPPKCPALEKNITTTYVVANNQLPTASQTCFSLDSKDDPTLVIMLTKEEQSVAVRHLLEEPLIDNEISIIFCYKEIICLKENCVFDYV, encoded by the exons ATGGGCATCTTCCAGCCAATCTCTAACCTGAGAGTATATGCATCCCATAATCCACCAGCAGcaacttttttcttctgcctCTTGACCCTGGCCATCTCATTGATATGCCTCAGCTTTTACAGTGAGACCCACACACTGCCTAATCCAGACAACACAAAG AATTGGAACAACATCTTCTTCTCTTTATCGCAATTATACTTGTGTGTGAAGGCAAATTCAAGTTCATTTCTGGACCGTTCTTCAATTCGTTCACCTCTGGAACAGAAAAAGGATCAAGCAACTTCTGTTAATAACTCATCAAACAGTCTTTCTGTCACGCTGGAAAATCTCAGGGTTCCTCTGGTCATAACTACCAGTTTAACAAGTAATCAACTGAAAGAATTCAGTTTATCCACTGTCTTAAGTGCCAGAGAGCTTCATCTTGGAG aTGAAGAAACTGCTAATCTGACCATACAAATTACGTCTGGCGTGAATAAATCTACCTGCCTCACCATTAGTGCTCCGGCGCACCTTCTGCCTATGAGTCT atcTCCTCCAAAGTGCCCTGCATTAGAGAAAAATATTACAACAACTTATGTGGTTGCAAACAATCAGTTGCCCACAGCATCACAAACCTGCTTCAGTCTGGATTCAAAGGATGACCCTACTCTTGTAATCATGCTAACAAAG GAGGAGCAAAGCGTAGCAGTGCGACATTTGCTGGAA GAGCCCTTGATTGACAATGAAATATCCATCATCTTCTGCTATAAAGAAATCATTTGTCTgaaagaaaactgtgtttttgactATGTTTGA
- the LOC101159272 gene encoding transmembrane protein 248 isoform X2: protein MGIFQPISNLRVYASHNPPAATFFFCLLTLAISLICLSFYSETHTLPNPDNTKNWNNIFFSLSQLYLCVKANSSSFLDRSSIRSPLEQKKDQATSVNNSSNSLSVTLENLRVPLVITTSLTSNQLKEFSLSTVLSARELHLGDEETANLTIQITSGVNKSTCLTISAPAHLLPMSLSPPKCPALEKNITTTYVVANNQLPTASQTCFSLDSKDDPTLVIMLTKEEQSVAVRHLLEVSVCLLGVCLILCIAASLIDSNATMSP from the exons ATGGGCATCTTCCAGCCAATCTCTAACCTGAGAGTATATGCATCCCATAATCCACCAGCAGcaacttttttcttctgcctCTTGACCCTGGCCATCTCATTGATATGCCTCAGCTTTTACAGTGAGACCCACACACTGCCTAATCCAGACAACACAAAG AATTGGAACAACATCTTCTTCTCTTTATCGCAATTATACTTGTGTGTGAAGGCAAATTCAAGTTCATTTCTGGACCGTTCTTCAATTCGTTCACCTCTGGAACAGAAAAAGGATCAAGCAACTTCTGTTAATAACTCATCAAACAGTCTTTCTGTCACGCTGGAAAATCTCAGGGTTCCTCTGGTCATAACTACCAGTTTAACAAGTAATCAACTGAAAGAATTCAGTTTATCCACTGTCTTAAGTGCCAGAGAGCTTCATCTTGGAG aTGAAGAAACTGCTAATCTGACCATACAAATTACGTCTGGCGTGAATAAATCTACCTGCCTCACCATTAGTGCTCCGGCGCACCTTCTGCCTATGAGTCT atcTCCTCCAAAGTGCCCTGCATTAGAGAAAAATATTACAACAACTTATGTGGTTGCAAACAATCAGTTGCCCACAGCATCACAAACCTGCTTCAGTCTGGATTCAAAGGATGACCCTACTCTTGTAATCATGCTAACAAAG GAGGAGCAAAGCGTAGCAGTGCGACATTTGCTGGAAGTTAGTGTGTGTCTGCTTGGAGTTTGTTTGATTCTTTGTATAGCTGCAAGTCTGATTGATTCTAACGCCACCAT GAGCCCTTGA